The following are encoded together in the Glycine soja cultivar W05 chromosome 5, ASM419377v2, whole genome shotgun sequence genome:
- the LOC114412587 gene encoding 15-cis-phytoene desaturase, chloroplastic/chromoplastic, whose product MTTITLSLPCTNPYFLSSSPKRFRFNTQSAQLSPSSSSPLQSPPLPKTTGVIVIGAGLAGLAAATHLNSQNIPFLLLEASDAVGGRVRTDIVDGFLLDRGFQIFITAYPEAQKLLNYQSLNLQKFYSGARIFYDGQFHTVADPLRHFWDSARSLTNPIGSPLDKLLIGSTRIRALVKSDEEILTAEEVPTIELLKKLGFSDSIIRRFFRPFFGGIFFDPDLETTSRLFNFIFKCLALGDNTLPARGISAIPEQLAARLPSGSILLNSKAVSVDLDNSDSPLVRLQNGDVLKSELGVIVAVEEPAAVHLLSGRTGPVPKKPVRSTVCLYFTANRDQIPVPDPVLFLNGSGKGIVNNMFFVTNVAPSFGPPDKGLVSVSLIGLFEGVSDEELVGKVVNELSGWFGEKMVSKWNHLRTYRIGFAQPNQCPPTDLKKDPRVESGLYVCGDHLTSATFDGALVSGRRAAESLLKDRALTAA is encoded by the coding sequence ATGACTACAATCACCCTCTCCCTCCCTTGCACAAACCCCTACTTCCTCTCTTCTTCTCCAAAACGATTCAGATTCAACACCCAATCAGCACAACTTTCCCCTTCCTCCTCCTCACCTCTCCAATCCCCACCACTCCCCAAAACCACCGGAGTCATCGTCATCGGCGCGGGCCTCGCCGGACTCGCCGCCGCCACCCACCTGAACTCCCAGAACATCCCCTTCCTCCTCCTGGAAGCCTCCGACGCCGTCGGAGGCCGCGTCCGCACCGACATTGTCGACGGCTTCCTCCTCGACCGCGGCTTCCAAATCTTCATCACCGCCTACCCGGAAGCCCAAAAGCTCCTCAATTATCAATCTCTCAACCTCCAGAAGTTCTACTCCGGCGCCCGAATCTTCTACGATGGCCAATTCCACACCGTCGCCGACCCTCTCCGCCACTTCTGGGACTCCGCGAGGTCCCTCACCAACCCAATCGGATCCCCCCTCGACAAGCTCCTAATCGGATCCACCAGAATCCGCGCCCTCGTCAAATCCGACGAAGAAATCCTCACCGCAGAGGAAGTCCCCACAATCGAACTACTAAAAAAACTAGGGTTTTCCGATTCCATCATCCGAAGATTCTTCCGTCCGTTCTTCGGCGGAATCTTCTTCGACCCTGACCTGGAAACGACGTCGCGCTTGTTCAATTTCATCTTCAAATGCCTCGCCCTCGGAGACAACACTCTTCCAGCGAGGGGCATATCGGCGATCCCGGAACAGCTGGCGGCGAGGTTGCCGTCCGGTTCGATCCTGCTCAACTCCAAGGCCGTTTCGGTCGACCTCGATAATTCCGATTCGCCGCTCGTGAGACTCCAAAACGGCGACGTTTTGAAGAGCGAGCTAGGAGTCATAGTAGCGGTTGAAGAACCAGCAGCAGTTCATTTATTATCTGGAAGAACCGGTCCGGTTCCTAAAAAGCCGGTTCGAAGCACGGTCTGTTTGTACTTCACCGCGAATCGGGACCAGATCCCGGTACCTGACCCGGTTCTGTTTCTGAACGGGTCGGGTAAGGGGATTGTGAACAACATGTTTTTCGTCACGAACGTGGCTCCGTCGTTTGGCCCACCCGATAAAGGCCTTGTATCAGTGTCACTAATAGGGCTCTTTGAGGGCGTGTCAGATGAAGAGCTTGTGGGTAAAGTGGTTAATGAGCTTTCGGGTTGGTTTGGGGAGAAAATGGTTTCGAAATGGAACCATTTGAGGACTTATCGAATCGGGTTCGCACAGCCCAATCAGTGCCCGCCCACGGATCTGAAGAAAGACCCGAGAGTTGAGTCGGGTTTGTATGTGTGTGGGGATCATTTGACCTCTGCCacgtttgatggtgctttggtctCTGGGAGGAGGGCAGCAGAATCCCTATTGAAGGATAGAGCCCTCACTGCAGCTTAA
- the LOC114412588 gene encoding putative protein TPRXL, with product MERSNSKKKSLKSRLSNENVPPLQIDSEERRGRYLQPTAMSPRFQPYAENIDAGSPLTRHLFAGSPLSGKVAGDGEAFISPKFGARTAKALQYCGTSSGGSSSFCSRGWLTSSPLSSLENMEIAPLRSPPVYRTPSTGDDDVIVMDAILVRPVSGGTSGRSSSSSSRGSSSSSTAKSVFKTEICKAREESGNSRYNSKSQYGRVPEEDRSIILARKRKSEAETSSSSVGAESSTHGPSSDVHQQYAAAESDPAVSTSQPTSAESDHEVTTSEPTSAETHDTLTDSNTFNDWSPLDDGIEVVLLGSDKAPSREQVDVHISGIQHGWTGKRRLLVFEAICKGD from the exons ATGGAAAGGAGCAATAGCAAGAAGAAGTCCCTGAAGTCGAGGCTTTCGAACGAGAACGTTCCTCCATTGCAGATCGATTCGGAGGAAAGAAGAGGACGCTATCTCCAACCAACCGCGATGAGTCCACGGTTCCAACCGTACGCCGAGAACATCGACGCCGGTTCGCCGCTCACGCGCCACCTCTTCGCCGGATCTCCGCTCTCCGGCAAGGTCGCCGGCGACGGCGAGGCCTTCATTTCTCCGAAGTTCGGCGCCAGGACAGCGAAAGCGCTTCAGTACTGCGGCACTAGTTCGGGAGGAAGCAGTAGCTTCTGTTCTCGCGGTTGGTTGACGTCTTCGCCGCTTTCGTCACTCGAAAACATGGAGATTGCGCCGCTCAGGTCGCCTCCGGTGTACCGAACGCCGTCGACGGGGGACGATGACGTCATCGTGATGGATGCTATTCTCGTGAGGCCGGTGTCCGGAGGAACGAGCGGAAggtcttcatcttcctccagcCGCGGTTCGTCCTCTTCGTCGACGGCGAAGAGCGTGTTCAAGACGGAGATTTGCAAAGCGCGGGAAGAATCTGGTAACAGTCGCTACAACTCCAAAAGCCAG TATGGACGCGTACCAGAAGAGGATCGTAGCATTATATTGGCCAGGAAAAGAAAATCTGAG GCAGAGACAAGCAGCTCATCTGTTGGAGCAGAATCAAGCACCCATGGCCCAAGCAGCGATGTTCATCAGCAGTATGCAGCAGCTGAATCTGATCCCGCAGTCTCAACATCCCAACCAACTTCAGCCGAATCTGATCATGAAGTCACTACATCCGAACCAACTTCAGCCGAAACTCATGATACCCTTACCGATTCCAACACTTTCAATGACTGGTCACCCCTAGATGATGGCATTGAGGTTGTTCTGCTAGGTTCAGATAAAGCTCCATCAAGGGAACAAGTTGATGTTCATATTTCTGGGATTCAGCATGGCTGGACTGGTAAAAGGAGACTACTAGTGTTTGAAGCAATTTGCAAGGGGGATTGA